The Hordeum vulgare subsp. vulgare chromosome 7H, MorexV3_pseudomolecules_assembly, whole genome shotgun sequence DNA window GGGGTACCGGTGGACGAGGTCCTTGAACTTCGAGAGGAAGCACTCGTGGTCGTCGCCAACCGAGGCGATGCGCTGCTGCGCGCCCAGCTTGTCCGCGTTCACCTCCTTGATCTCCTCCTCCGGCATGGCCAAGCGCGGTCGTAGGTGGGCAGCTTCTCCAGCGCCGCCCATCGCAgcgcctcctcgtcgtcctcgtcccacgacgaccacgaccgcGAGAACAGGTCGTCCCTCCCGCGCGACCACACCGAGCTCTCCCGACGCAGGCTGTGCCCGAATGCGCTGGGGAGGGGGCGGCACCGAGCaacgcgggggcgggggcggggccgGCACCGAGCGGCACGGGGGCGGCCGCGAGCTCACGGGGCGGGGCGAGGGCAGGACCGAGCGACACCGGGAGCGACGGCTAGCGTGCGGGGGCGGGAGCGAGGGCGGGCGACCGAGCGGCGCCGGGAGCGGCGGCTAGCGCGGGGGGCGGGGACAAGGGCGGTCGACCGAGCGGCGCCGGGAGCGGCGGCTAGCGCGCGGGGGCGAGGGCGGTGTCGGGAACGGCGGCTAGCGCGCGGGGGAGGGGGCGACGTCGGGAACGGCGGCGGTCCCAGCCTAGGGAGGGTTAGCGAGGGGAGCGGTTCCAGCCTAGGGAGGGTTAGCGGCTAGCGCGCGGGGGCGGGTTGAGGCCTATGGATCTGGTTTTCTTTATTGAGCCGTTTGGTTTTCGAAAGGTTGGAAGGAGGAGAACGTGGGTGGGAGAGCTTGGATCGAGAGGTAGAACTATcgctggtcgaaccatcacgacgttcgattctgctttaatagtagagattactGGTAGCCTGTAGGCAAAGAAGATGCATACATACATTGAACTCAATATCTGCCCTTTTCATTAGCGACTCCACATAATGCTCCAGTCCTGAAGCTGTTCAAAGTACACAACAGAGTCAGCCATTACACTTGCTTGTACCCAATACCGATGTCTTACTGTTATAAGAAAGTGTGACAAAGCATGCAGTTAAACAAGCAGGGCCATTGGCAGATTGTAGCATGAGGCTAATTCATATAATACCACAACACAAATCAAATGGTGCCTATGCCTTGTCAGGTCAAAGTAGATGTTAGTGTTATTAAGGTCTACCAAAAGAAGAAAATCAGTGTGAGGTTCAAATGTAGGAAGAGGATGACTGGCCAAGTTGGAATTATAAATATCAGGTCTGGGATGTGTGGAAGTTGCTAATGCTTGATATTGCACAAAGAAAGCAACAGAGTTATTTTCTGGAAGATATAAATATGTCCAACATCAGTTATTTCCCCCATGATTCGGCAGATAACAGATGTTAAAAGAGAAGTGGGGAAATGCCTAACCAGGATTTATAGGGCAGTCTGTCTGAACCGTAACTTTATCTGCTTCCAAAATTATTTCTGCTTGCAACAATTGGCCAACATCAAATGGCTCTGGAGCATAAGTAAGTTTCGTTGCACCTGCAGCAGAAAATTAAATACATGAACATATAAATGAAGGAAAACAATGACCCAAAAAGGTATTAGATGTTCTCATGAAACATGGTTTAATGCAGAGTTTTTTGCCGGATGAGTCTTTTCCGTTCAATGCTCATGGAAGATGTCTACCAAGCTCTGGGAACTATTTATCAGATTGCATACCCGATATGAGCTCTCTGTTGCCTCCAGAAATTACACGGTACCACTGAGCTGGACAGCTTGAGATGTCTGTAGCACCATCAACTCGATGGACAATACGAAATTGTGATCCAAATGTCCTTGATACGAGTACACTTAACCAAAGAGAGAGCCTTGAACTTTGGGCTGCAGTTCAGGAGGAAAGAAAGGATGCCCGTGAGAGTAACCCTGTTGCATTCCTCAATCTGCAAATTCTCCAAAACCTTGGATGCTTCTGTGAAATCCTTGAGAAGACCATCCGAGATTTGGCTGCACTTCCTGAGGTAAAGCTGCTTCAAGCTCGGGCAGAACTTGGCAATGGAAACAAGTGCCAGCTCGGTGACTCCTGGGCAGGAGGTGATGCTCATACATTGGAGCTTCTGCAGGCCAAGGGCGTTTGCCATCACCCAAAAAACCCTCTCGCCGACCGATGACAGGCGAGTGAGGGTGAGGTTTGTGATCGCCTTTCCGTAGTACCCAATCACAGCAAGAGAAGGATCAGTGATGCTCAAACCCTGAAGGCAGACCTTGGCAAGCGAGGCTGTCGGGGAGCAGATGAGACCAGACACTCCCTGGTCACCAACATACGCACAATTCTTTATGTTCACCTCCTGCAGCTTGGAGCACCTGCCGATGGCCTTGAGTCCTTCGTTGGCAACGTCAGAGCATGATTCAATGGCGAGCGTCTTCAAATCCGGGCAGCCCTGAGCGACGGCGACGAGGCCCTTGTTGGTGACCAGCGGGCAGCCGGTGATGTCGAGCTTCTCGAGGGAGGGGCAGCCGGCGCCGATCTCAGCGAGCCCGGCGTCCGTCACAAGTGGCACGTCCCACAAGGCGAGCGAGCTAAGCGAGGGGCACCCACCGGCGATCGCAGAGATCCCGCTGTCGGTGACGCCGCGCGTCGGGTGGCTCCCACGTACAACGACACTCTCCAGGCTGCCGCGGAGGCCATCCGTCGCGGTTAGGGCGACGTCCGTGGCGGCCTCGCCCTCGAGGGTCCTCTCGGAGCGGCTCGGGCGCGCGGAGGCTGCCTCGGCCCcggcctcgtcctcgtcctcgtcctcgcagACGAAGACCTGGTTGAGGTCCGGCACGGCGAGGGCCTAGGCCCGCTTGATCTCGAAGGCGCGGATGCCGCCGAGAAGAGCGAGCCAGCGATGGGAGACGCAGGAGGAGGCGCCCCACGGGCGGGCGCCCTGCACGCGGCGCGGGACCTTGAAGAGGCACCCGTCCGGGAGCGCGTCGAGGGTGTCAGCGCCTCCCTCAGCCTCTGCTTCTTGGCCGCCGGCGCCGTCCGGAGTGCCTCCTCCACAGCGGAGAAGACGCGGGGGTGCACGGCCGTGACGCGCGCGCGTTTCCGACGTCGCACGCCGCCGAACAGAGCCGTCGCCGAAGGACGCTCTCCAGGCTGCCGCGGAGGCCGTCCGTCGCGGTTAGGGCGACTTCCTTGGCGGCCTCGCACCTCGAGGGTCCTCTCGGAGCGGCCCGGGTGCACGGAGGCTGCCTCGGCCCCGGCCTCGTCCTCGCAGATGAAGACCTGGTTGAGGTCCGGCACGGCGAGGGCTTGGGCCCGCTTGATCTCGAAGGCGCGGATGCCGCCGAGAAGCGCGAGCCAGCGATGGGAGACGCAGGAGGAGGCGCCCCACGCGCGGGCGCCCTGCACGCGGCGCAGGACCTCGAAGAGGCACCCGTCCGGGAGCGCGTCGAGGGTGTCAGCGCCTCCCTCAGCCTCTGCCTCTTGGCCGCCGGCGCCGCCCGGAGTGCCTCCTCCCCAGCGGAGAAGACGCGGGGGTGCACGGTCGTGACGCGCGCGCGTTTTCGATGTCGCACGCCGCCGAACAGAGCCGCCACTGCCGGGTCCAGGACAAGCAGACCGCCATCTACACGAACAAACAAACACGCAGAAAATCAGTACGCCGAACCAGAAAATTCCTCCAGATCTCCAGCGAAACAAGGAACAAACAGGCAGGCGATCCCAATTCAGTTCGGGGCCCTTGCTTACCGCGGCAATCGTGGAAGGGAGGCATGGCGAGGAAGAGATCGAAGAGCTCCTGCGAGGAAGAGATGgaagagcgagcgagcgagcgaacAAACGAACCCTGTCGAAGGGAAAAAatcggggggaggggggggggtggaaCCAGATTTATCGCTTGTCGATTTTCTTTACATGGGAGGTGGGATCGCTGGGAGCCGATTTTCTTTACGTGGGAGGTGGGATCGCTCGGAGGTCGAACCATCCTGGTTGAACTATCACGACGgcacatcctgctttaatagtaaaGACTAGTTTAGTGCTCATGCGTTGCCACGGAacagaaatatatatataaatacatTGATCAAATAATTGTTATTCAGAAGTGTATGTCAAACATGATGGACAAATACCGGTCCTTTCTATACTTATTTTCAGAGCAAACGAGAGGTCTAAACTAAGGGTTTGCAATAAAATAAGCAGATGCACTCAAAATAAATGATTTCAACCGATCAAAATGAGGTGAGAGAGAGGTACCTTGGGTGATGAAATTGCTCCGGTTTCAACGGACAAATCTCAAGCAAATAAGAGAGATCTAAAAGGCTATTGtgtgaggaagagagagggggaaTATCTGAGCTCGAAAGAGAGGTGAAGGACTGAATGTGTGGGTATGGGGAAGGGAAGGAAAGACCTCATCCAACAAGACAATCTTATCCTTGGGACCCTACCGCCAAGATCCCGAGCGGTAGACTCTGCACCCTACCACcatagtgctcgatggtaggcaCTTTGCCATGTCATCGTGGGCTGACGGCCGTCAGCTGCCGTTCTATCCACCTATGTCGCCCTATCGCCGGAGGGGCCTGACAATAGGGTGTGAGTCTACCGCCAGACCCTTCCATGATAGGTAAAAGGGCCAGATGATGACATTACATTTTTACCAACGGGTTAGATCTGACTAAAGAAtaaaaaaagggtcaaaacaagAAATTTTCCCTCCTCCCTCCGTGCAAATTCCCACAGCCGGAGGCACGGCTCACGCATAGCTGCAGCGCTGACACTTCATGCTGCACATACATCCATCCATGCATTATTCCATCAGGCATCAGCTACCTAGCAGAACAGCTCAAAACAGTACCAACAAAAACGCACACAGACAGCCTACAGGAAAACAGTGCGCACAGTATAACGTTGTAGACACTTGGCTCCAGTATTTGTATTTTACAGATAGTGCAGCACGTTCGTTGCAACTTTGCAAGGCAAAAACATGAGGAAGAAAAAAGTACTGCGTGCACAGCAGAGCCACCTgcaccatctcctccagctccacCCTGTCGTAGTTGCTGCCGAGGTCCTTCTCCACCATCATGTTCAGCTGCTTTTCCTGATGGAGCTTCTTTACCTGGAACCACCACATGCAAGAATGAGAAACAATGATCGTGCCAATACAAAGATCATATACTGAACTCTGAACAGAAGATGGTAACTGATGGTCAATTAGTTAATATGCCCAAACTATGATAAAGGATTAACAGAAATAAATATCACCTGCTCCATCTGCAAACTATTGTAAGGCGTCTTTGCAGTTCAATGTCTTGTATTGGTGTACAAAGGTAGCAAATTAATAGGGATGGcatgattttctaaaaaaaagggAAATAATTGTTATCATTCTTAATTTCCAATGCCTTCTTCTGGTCATAAAATGATTTTCAAGCATGACATTGCAATGGTGAACAGTTTAAGTTGTCTTTGGTATCATAGAGCATATTTTTCCAACTTACCTGTTTTTAACTATGAAATATGCTCCAGTATCTTGAGTATAAAATCTTACCATTGAGTGTACTCAATGTAAAAGGTGAGACGGGACCTAAAAGTGGCAAACAGAGTTGTCGAAAAGCTCTCAAGACACTAAACTAAAGGCGAGAACCGAACAAAGTCCAGAAGGAGAAAGCTATCTTTTCACATAAAGTAATAAGGTGAACTTGATACCATTGCACGAAAAGAGCATGATATAACATGCTTACCAGATCAAGCACTCCACCCTTCTGATTTGCTAGTCTTCCAAAATCCAATGCTTTCTGGCCAGTGATCAACTCAACCAACAGGACTCCAAACCCAAACACATATGTCTTCTCCGACTATTGCTTCAAAATATTCATCAAGAAGCACATTGGAGGTTTTTACATCACAATGGATTATTTTTGGATCACACTGTTCGTGCAAATAAAGCAGCCCTCGTGCTGTACCCAGTGCTATCATCTTTCTCCTCGACCAATCTAGAGCTGGCTTGCCATTTATATGCTCTGGAAAAAAATTCCAGGAAAGCTTAGGTGGACTGAAGGAGGTCACAGTTTGCTTGCAAACCGAATAATATACTTGGAAATCTGTCATAAgatgcctcttttttttattaattAATTTCATCAGTAGTAAACCTAGAAATGTGATGTTGACAGCTCAGTTCATATTTCAAAATTTGGTGTACTGTGAAATGTCAATGGACACTTAAGTAAATACAGGGAGTCAAGTAGCATGAGTTCTTTTTGATGTGATCTTCCCCTGTGTGGTTGTGTAAATTAATttgatggatgatatcatagagtTCATTGCATTCAATGACGTAACCTTGCACTACTCTCTTTAAAATATCTGCCAGTGACCATCGAGTATGAATATAGGTGGCCACACAATTATTTGTACTTTGAGATGTGAGTGCAATCATTTTAAAACAATAATAATAACTATGTAGCCAAGTTGTCTTTTAATCATTTGAAATATCTGCCGGTGACCATCTTGTCATCTTGTAAACACTTTGTTCTGATGATCCTACATGGCTAAACACAGAATTCAACTCCATCGGAAGAGAGCGAAGAATGTAGTTGGGCTCCAATTTTTGTGAGGCAGTCAAACTTCAAATTGCCTGCTGATCCTACAGCTCCTATTATAATGGTAGGCCCTGGGACTGGCCTTGCACCTTTCAGGGGCTTCTTATAGGTTCATTTTGTATTTTCCTTCTTGTTTCTCCCACAATATTCTTCAAGCTTTTCACTCTTTAGCGTGCTAATATGTATATCGAATCCATTTGCCATTGGCAGGAAAGATTAGCTTTAAAAGAGACTGGTGTGGAACTGGGCCGTGCCATCCTGTTCTTCGGGTGCAGAAACTGCCAGATGGTATGATCTCGATTATTCAGTTTTATCTACAGTTATTGTAAGAAACTGTCTTGATTTGTGAGCCGGGGCAGGGTTCCTTTTTCTCTAgaaaaaagaaacttcaaattgCTGTGTTGTTGGGTATCACTACATGGAATTGGAGTTTGGAACGCTAGCTAGTTGAGTAGTCATTCCTACACTATTCTAAATTAGTGTGCATGCTGTATGATGGCGTATTCCTTGCATACCCCTTTCCCCTGAATTCAAATAACTATAGTAAATAGAAAATATGGTAAGAGAGACCTTCATCACGGAAGTGGTCTCACCGACATGGGAAAATGAATTAGTGCTACTGGAAACTAACATTATTTGTGCAAAGAAAATCTGAATCTCCAAAAAGAAAATGATTGCGAAAGAGAACATAATGGCATTGGAAAGAATGGCATTCCAAGAACAAAGTAATCTTATGCAGTAGTTCAGAACAGATTAATATCTATAAACAAAAGAGAGTGATTCTATATAACAAAAGTATATGAAGACCAACAATTTAATCTTACAGAGAATAGTAGAGTGATGATCCTACTGTGAATCAGATAGGACTACGATGGGATAGGGCATAGTATGATATGTTCTTCGTGCATAGAATGTGTTTATAGAGAAGCCAACGTAATGTAGGACCAATTGACAGAATGTTTAGACGTACCAATAGAAGTGTATAGCCAACAGAGGGAATATAACTGTATAGCTCATGGATTGATGTCTGACAATAGTGTAGCTCTTGCAAAGTCAGTATGTCAGCTGATGCATCTTATTCTTAGCAATACTGTTGCAAATGCGTTGTAGGAAACTTACAGAAAAAAACTTACAAAAAACTTGCAAAGTCAGTATGTCAGCTGATGCATTTTATTCTATATTTTTAAGAGCAGAAAAGTAAAAATACCATGCTGGATCTCTCAAGTGGCAAAAGGCATCACCTGATATAACACTGGTTCTCTTAGTCTTGGCAACAGCATGATCATTGCGAATAGCTCCTTTCTTGCATGAATTAGAAAATAAGTTTGTTATGcacatgcgtggtagcaaaatattatttttaggaTTATGCTTACCTTTAATGCATATATACGGTTATATAAAAATCAAAGATCATAGACAATGGAAGCACACTCAATTTATTTCTCCTCCCATGCATTAAACAATTAACGTGCAGGTGCAACCCCACCACACCGCACCATGAATCAATTACCACCGCAAAATGCTAACTAAGACCATACATTGCTTAATGGTCACGAAGAAACCGTGGCTACGAAGTAAGGGAGAGGATCTGGAGTAGCTCACCATGGGAAATTTGTGGTTCACGCCGGCTTAGTGCCGAATCcatcctgctgctgctgcacagGGAGAAGAGACCATCCATAAACAACAGACATTGGAGCCAATTAAGCCCAAAAGTAGCAGAACTCTAACTAACCCTATATCATCCACGCCCATGAATGAAACAAAGCACAAGAGAGACCTTCCCAGGCGCCGTTCCCTGCACCAATTCCATAAACAATAGGAAACTTACAGAAAAAAACTGAAAGAGCATTTGGAACAGTATCtttttttattctatttttttaAGAGCAGAAAAGTAAAAATACCATGCTGGATCTCTCAAGTGGCAAAAGGCATCACCTGATATAACACTGGTTCTCTTAGTCTTGGCAACAGCATGATCATTGCGAATAGCTCCTTTCTTGCGTGAATTAGAAAATAAGTTTGTTATGCACATGCGTGGTAGCGAAATATTATTTTTAGGATTATGCTTACCTTTAATAAAGTTTCTAGTAAAAGCTACCTTCAGACTCAAGGATCTGAGCACGTTTCTTGCGCTTTGCTGCGGCCTGCATCTCGATGGCCTTCTTGACTCCATCTGGAGGAGTGATGTCCCCTAGAAAGATAGATAGACAGATTGATGGATATTAGTAATGTGATGATGTGTGGTGGTTGGATAAGGAGATGATATATTGTGCCATACATACCCATAGTtgaagaaggaaggaaggaaggaaaagAAGCATACTGATTTCGTAGCGAAGACACTTCAAACCCCAAGTTTCAGCTGCCTCATTGATTGACTTCTGTAGTTGGGGAAACAAGAGAGCAAATGAATCACACACAATCCAAGCATGTATATATGATACTCGAGATATAAATCAAAGTCATGTCCTAGTAATAAGCATCCATATTTTTGAAGTATGCAAAAGGCAGGTAGGTTAGGTATGCAAAAGTACCACAATGTTGTAGTTGAGCGTGTCCCTCTCCTCGAAGGTCTTGTCGAGGGTGATCTTGACAAGCTCACTCTTCATTGTTGTCTGGGCAAGCTGGATGACAGCATAGATGGGGTTCTCGATGCCGTACGACGCCATGTAGGGGTCGACGATCTGCTCCTCCAAATTAGATTAGATTAGATTCGGTTCAATCCGAATCCTAATTCCAATCTCAATCCCAATCCaagagaaacaagaagaagaaaaaaaaaacctGGACGTATAGCACTCCTCCGATCTGTATTGATACGTTGTCCTTTGTGATTGTCGAGTTGTCTGGGATTGGGATGGCCTCCTCCAGATTGTTGTACGTACATTTGGCTAGGCAAGTTATTGGAAGCAAGCGTCTCCACCTCAGGATCAAAGGAATCGTCCATATCATCAATAATCCTGGACACCTGAAGATCAAGCACAGAACAGAGCAACTGCCTGTTAGGAAAATCATGGACAGAGACGTGCTCAATGACACGCAAACACAATGTATGAACACCGAATTTGTCAGAAGATTCATGACATAACCCCACACAAATTCAGCGTTTAACTTTGCAAGATTCAGCGCTCTGTCGGAAAGACATTACGTGGACGACGCGCACCGACAGGGCTGACCGGCCCTGCAGGTCAGCTGGACAGCGTGCGGAGACCGGCAGTGCCGATAGGGTGGCGAGGGTGCGGGGGAGAGGGCTCACCGGGCGGGGAGGCGGTGGAAGTGCGCCCAGAGCGCGTCCTCGAAAGCCGGCGATATCTCGGTGCCCCCGGCGGCGCGGAGGCGGGCGAGCACCTCGTTGTACACCTCGAGGCGCCGGCCCTGCTTGTCCGTGCGCCGCCCGCCCGCGTGACCTCCGTCTTGTCCTTGAGCGAGTGGACGTAGGCGATGCGGTCGACACCGGGCATGAGGAGGTGGATCCCCGACGGCGGCGTCTTGAGGTACTTGCCGAAGCGCTCCACAACGAACGCGTTCTTATCCGGGACGATGCTCAGGCCCAGGTTCGCCGGGGTCGGCGGCGGGTCGTagaaggacgatgcagggtccGCTCCCCCACGGTACCACCGCCGTTGCAGCAGCGCCGCCGTCGCGACTGCGGGgttggcggtggcggcggcggagtggaggaggtggccggggaCGGTGCGGCGAGCAAGCATCCGGGTCGCCGTCGACATCGCCATCGGAGTCGCCCGCGGTCAAtgcgagagagaggaggggatcgTGAGAGCGTGAGGGGAGGCAGGTgtgataattctcataaatcaacAGCATCGTCTGCATTTAACATATGATCTCTACTGTAAGTAGTGTTCGTCTGTCCGGCATCCTTGAGGAATAACCCAAGCATTATTCTGATTATGTAGCAGGAACCAGCAATCCTCGAACCCATCTAAATTTCAGAGCATGGTTAGATAAGATATCTATCCGAGGTGGAACTCTGAATCCCCTTGAAACCGTAGAAGCCCAAAACTACTGCACTTAATCCCTTTATTATGCAGTGAATAAATTCTACCAGTAGCAGTTGTTCTGTCATAATGGACATATAATCTTGGATCAGCAGGAAGTGAAGTGCATAATGACTACTTACAGGGATAGGAAGCATGTCATTCAGTCTTTTGCCGACTTCGCCGTCAAGAGCAGAGAAATCATCAACGAGCTCTATCGAGCATCCCTGGCCGTTGCGCGCATTGCCACCTTCTTCGGGGCTCGAACACGGACTGAATCCCTCTGCTTCCTCTACATAAGGTGGAGTTGCACCGGCATTTTTTCAGGAAAGGGGATTGCGTCACGAGGGGATAAAATGTCTGAATTTACTATGTGTTTTTGGTACTAAGTGAAGATTAGTAGTAGTAATACCTGAGGGCAGATGGGTGACGACCTCGGGGCGGAACCAGTGCTGCGCGAGGACGGTGGCGCGGCGGTCGGGCTCACCGCCGGCGGTCTCGGACACCTCGGCCATGGCGACCTGCGCGAGCTCCTCCTGCAACGCGTGCGCGATGACCTCGTCGTTGTCGACCGGGTCGACCCTGACCTCGGCGAGGGCAGGGGCATCGAGGAGGGCGCTAGCGCGGTGGGGCGTAGTCGGTGGTGGGGGATAGAGGGTGGTGCACGCACGCGTCGCCGTCGAGGAGATGGTGGAGGCCCCAGCGGACGATGTTGGCGTCCAGATCTTGGTGGCCCCGCACCACCATGGTTAGCCGGGGATTGATTGATGAGAATCGAACCTGCGACAGCTGAAGGAAATCATACTACATTGCAGTTAGTTATCCCCAAGAAAACAAGAACCGACACGGAATCGAACGAAAGAAGCGAATCATGGAGAAAATCCGTTTGGTTTTGGCGGAGGCGCGCGGCGTAGGTCGGCGTGACGACTATGCTGGCGAGCGCGCCATGGGCGGCCAGCTGCAGCGCCGCGTCCACCGCCGGGATCAGGTGGCCGTGGTGCATCAGCGAGAGTCAGA harbors:
- the LOC123409196 gene encoding translation initiation factor IF-2-like, producing MSTKLVFTIKAGCAVVIVQPGWFDLRAIPPPTKSTSDKSGSTPPPPPDFFPSTGFVCSLARSLFHLFLAGALRSLPRHASLPRLPRWRSACPGPGSGGSVRRRATSKTRARHDRAPPRLLRWGGGTPGGAGGQEAEAEGGADTLDALPDGCLFEVLRRVQGARAWGASSCVSHRWLALLGGIRAFEIKRAQALAVPDLNQVFICEDEAGAEAASVHPGRSERTLEVRGRQGSRPNRDGRPPRQPGERPSATALFGGVRRRKRARVTAVHPRVFSAVEEALRTAPAAKKQRLREALTPSTRSRTGASSRSRAACRAPARGAPPPASPIAGSLFSAASAPSRSSGPRPSPCRTSTRSSSARTRTRTRPGPRQPPRARAAPRGPSRARPPRTSP